GAATGCCGTTCGGCAGCGCCAAAAACGTGCCCAGCCATTCCTGCTTGCTACGGCCATACAGTGCCATATCCTCCCAGCTTTCCGCCCCGGCAATCACCGCGCACACCGCAATCACCAGAATATCAATTAGCCGGTGCTCAACCTTGCCGCCGCAGCGGGGGTCTTCCAACGCCGAAAATTCCTCCACAAGCCGCCTCACCGACATGCACGTCTCCCAATCTCAAGGAGACTCCCCGAATCACACCCGATTCCATGCCGTCAACTATGCCCGAAATTTTCATGCGTAGCCCCTGGATGCCGTTCCCGCAGGACTTGCTGCCGCCGGGACGGATCGCGTTGCTGTGTTCGGCAACCGTGCTGTCATGCATACGCGCGTCTTCGGAGCCGTTGCGAAACAACGGGATATCTCGCTGGACAGGGATGATCTCGATTGGGTGCACAATACGTATGCCGAGATCGCCATTCACGGGAAACGGGCGACGCAGCCTGAAATGACGGAATTCAGCAGACTGGCCAATCGGCTTTTGCAAAGGAAGAATGCGCAGGCAATTCTTCTAGCGGGAACCGATCTATCGTCGTTTTATGCGGAACATCAGCCGGATTTCCCACATATCGATCTGGCTCAGCTTCACATCGACCAAATCGTTCGTCATGCTCTGGCCTGAGAGTGCGCCGCTTTTTTCCTGTATTTCCTCTCTCAGGGTGCTGGCCACCTCTTATCCGAGGAGATTTATTCATTCTGCACGCCCATATCCATGGCGATCATATCGGCTGGAACACGATGCTAGCAGGTTATCGCCGGGTGCCGACCTTTCCCAATGCCCGGCACATCTTCCCAGCAAGGGAATACTTGAAAGACAACCTGCGATGAGAGACCGAATTGAGAAACAGGGTGACGTTGCGATGATCGGCAGAAGTGACATTCAGGCTGCGGAGAGATTGATTCGGCCGCACATACGACGCACGCCGGTTCTGGCCTGCAATGGCGTTGATTTCGGTCTAGCCTCACAGCCGATCACTCTCAAACTCGAATTGCTGCAGCATGCCGGCTCCTTCAAGGCACGGGGCGCCTTCACAAACCTGCTGACAAGAGAAATCCCGACGGTCGGCGTGGTTGCCGCTTCGGGAGGAAACCACGGTGCCGCCGTGGCTTATGCGGCGATTAGGCTCGGAATCCCTGCGCGCATCTTCGTGCCGGCGATCTCGTCTCCGGCCAAGATCCAACGCATCCGCGATTTCGGCGCCGAACTTGTCGTCGGCGGCGAAGGTTATTCCGATGCGCTGGCCGCGAGCGAGGCATGGATCGCAAATAGCGGTGCCCTTGCCATCCATGCCTTCGATCAACGCGAAACGTTGGTCGGACAGGGTACGATTGCGCTTGAAATGGAGGAGCAAGTGGCTGGGCTCAATACCCTACTGGTCGCTGTCGGCGGTGGTGGACTGATCGGAGGGATCGCCAGTTGGTATCACGGGCACATCAAGGTCGTGGGCGTCGAGCCCGAATCATCGCCAACCCTGACGAGGGCGCTCGCCGCCGGCCGACCGGTTGATGCCGAAACCGGCGGAATTGCGGCAGACTCGCTGGCACCGAGGCGGGTCGGCGATCTGGTCTTCCCTATTGCCCGTGATCATGTCGCCGACGTCGTTCTGGTCGGGGATGACGCAATCGCCGATGCCCAGCGTCGCTTGTGGAAAGTGGCGCGCGTGGCCGCTGAGCCAGGCGGCGCTACGGCTCTCGCCGCTTTGCTCTCCGGGCGCTACCGACCTGCACTAGGTGAGAATGTCGGTGTCATCATTAGCGGGGGCAACACCACCGCGGTATCCTTTTGAGGAGCGTCCATCATCGTCGCACTCCCTTCCCTGAAACCTGCTCGCATGGGCTCCGGTGCAAACGGCTGGCCCCGGTATCTTGCTAGCCATTTAGTGGCTTTGAGGGCGGCGCGATGGCCAGGTTCCTGGACTTGGAGGATCTGTTCAAGTGGCGGCACTTCGACCGCGAAGTGATCATCCTGTGCGTGCGGTGATATCTGCGCTTCAAGCTCAGCTTCCGGGAACTCGTGGAGATGATGGAGGAGCGCGGCCTGTCGATAGCCCACACCACCATCATGCGGTAGGTGCACAACTATTCGCCGAAATTCGAGCGCCGGTGGAACCGCTTCGCGCAGCCGGCCGGTGCGTCGTGGCGTGTGGACGAGACCTAAGTGAAAGTCCAGGGTGGATGGGTCTATCTCTACCGGGCGGTCGATCGCGCAGGAAATACCGTTGACTTCCGTCTCAGCCCAAAGCGTGACGTTGCCGCGGCCAAGGCGTTCTTCCGCAAGGCGATCAAAGGTCAGGGCTCGGGCCCGCGGACCGTCACGTTGGACGGCTAGGCCGCATCGCACCGCGCAGTGCGCGAGATGAAGGCTGACGGTGAACTGGCTGCTGACACGAAGCTGCGATCGTCGAAGTACCTGAATAACCTCCCTGAGAAGGACCATCGGGGCGTGAAGTCGCGGGTCGGTCCGATGCTCGGGTTCAAGCGGTTCGAGACCGCCGCGATCACGGTGGCCGGGATCGAATTGCTGCGACGGATCCGCAAGGGGCAATTCCGCCTCGGTCGGCTACGTCTTCGGGGTCGACCTGCACCTGCCGTCTGGGAGGCCGTCCTGGCAGCCCAATAAAGCGACAACACCGCAGCCTCGCCGCCACAACCTTTGACTCGTCAGGCTATTTGCACCAGAGCCCTATGGGCCAGGTTCACCACGGGAGCGCCACAACGACAGCAGATAATCGCCAAAACCATAGGATGTAGCTCGCGATTGTCTGCCTGGCATCCGGCTCCTCATCCCGCCAACCGCCGCTCATACCATCTTGTCGGACATTTTTTTACGATATAACATCCCGATAACAACGGCCATTCCGGCCGGGAGCTTGCCCGAAAATCTGTGGATCACCGGTCCCGTTGGAGACCGGCGTCGGGGAAGGCGCCTGCGGAACGGCGCACCGAGGAGGACTCTCGTATGGCTGCCACCGTTCTGATCTGGAACAACCACCTGCGCCCGGTTGGAAATTCGTATTGCGGTCATGCAGCAATGATTATCGACTCGAACTGGAAGGCGATGGCCTCTTCCTATGTGAGTTGGTGGCCAGAAAGCGAGGAGGATAATAACTCGAGCCCAAGCCTGAGCGTGTTCGCCGATCTGTCCGAGGAGAATTACGCGCCGGACCACATCTTGCGGATCCCCGTCTTCAACACTAACGCCGCCATGTCGAAGTGGGCCGAGATCAGGAACAAGCCAAAAAGTACCTACAGATTTTTGCGCAAGAACTGCTCGACCATCGTCTCACGGGTGCTGCTCGCCGGCAACACGAAGCCGCTCGGCTTCGGCGTCTCGAACAACCTGATCTGGACACCGATCCGGGTGAAACGGCTGGCCGACGCTATGGGCGCCGAGCGCAAGGAGTGGTCCTGGCTGATCGACCAGTTTGTGTCAGCCGGCGTGCTCCCGGAGGGCATGCGGGTACACCTCAGTAAGCTCGCCAAGCGCGACAGCGCCCACGGCTCCTCAACCACGGTCTGCTGCTACGCGCAAGGCTACAAAATCTACCAGCAGCCACTGATCATTCTCAACGGCAAGACCATCGGCAAACAGGATCTCGGCACCGAGGTCTTTTCGCTGCAGCACAACACGATCAAGCGTGGCGTAGTGGAACAGGGCGAGAACGGTAAAAGGCGCGCCGTATTCTACACCTGATGCCGCCAGCCACCTCCTCCTGCCCGCTCCGCTCACCGAGCCGGAGACAAAAAAGCAAAGACTGAGGCTGATAGGCCCCAAGATGCACAAAGGCTGGGCCGGTAGGTCCCAGACGGCTCTGTTGCAAATTCTGGCTTGCTCTGATGGGATTTGATGCAGGCTGGTGGAAGAGCGGTGGTGTCGGCGTTCAGAGGGCGGAACTTCGAGGGTGAGATCGTGCTTTGGGCAGTACGCTGGTATTGACGGTATGGGATCAGCTACCGGGATCTTGAGCAGGTGATGTGTGAGCGCGGCGTGAACCTTGATCATTCGACGATGTACCGCTGGGTTCAGCGATATGCCCCGGAGATTGAGAAGCTGCTGCGCTGGCAATGGCGGCGGCCGACCTTGACGAGCTGGCGGGTCGATGAGACCTTTATCAAGGTCCGCGGCAAATGGGCATATCTATATCGTGCAGTCGACAAGCATGGGAACACGATCGATTTCTTTCTTTCGCCGACGCGGAACGCGAAAGCGGCAAAGCGCTTTCTGGGCAAGGCCCTGAGCGGGTTGAGGGACTGGGAGAAGCCCGAGGGCATCAATACCTACAAGGCGCCGACCTACGCCATCGCCATTGCGGAACTGAAAGCCGAAGGCAAATGTCCCGAGGCTAACCTCCATCGCCAGGTCAAATACCTGAACGCAGCATTCAACGCTACTTCGTCAGCACATGATATATTTGTCCATCAGGCCGCAGTGTATCCGGGGACTCGTTTCCGTGTGCTGTGACGTGCGCGCCACCGACATCGACGTTAGTTTCATTTTGCCATTCTGACAAACCTCCCCGGTGACCATTCATTATTCCTTTTCAATCGGCTTTTTTCGGCGGCGCACTACCCTCGCCAAGATCCCACCACAATCCGGCAAAGCCGATAAGGGCCTCGCGCGCCATCGGCGCCAGCATGTGTTCGTCTGGGCCATGCTGGCTACAACCATTGTAGCTGTGCGGGATCCATACCAGCGGCACGTCGAGGTGATCGACGAACGCATCGCCCGGCAGCCCGCCCGACATGTTCGGAATCACCTGCACGTTGCGTCCCAGGCTCCGCCTGAAACTCTCCGCCGCGAAGCGTATCCAGACCGATGCGGGATTGGTCCGGCTCGCCGCCATCCGCATCCCCGCGTTCTCGATGGCTACATCGGGAAACCCGACCTCGTCCAGATGCCGTCTCAATGCCGGTGCGAAATCAGCCGGATCGGAATCCGCAGTATAGCGGATCTGGCAATGCGCCCGGGCGTCTGGTGCGACTGCATTTACCGGGTTTTCAGGCCGTCCCGAAATCATCGCAAGGACGATGAAGCTGTTCCAGCCATAGATTTTCTCGGCGTCGGTCAAGCCCGGTTCGCCCCATTCCGGCCCGACTGCGCGGGTGGTTCCGTCTCCCACCGGGCAGTCCTTCAGTGCCGCGCGCACCTCCGCCGGTACCCCGCCCGCCGGCAGCCAGCCGCGCACAAGTATCCGGCCATGACGATCGCAGATCGATGCCAGCGCATGCGCCATGATTACGGCGGGGTCGGGTGCCAATCCGCCCCAATGGCCGGAATGCACCCCGCCCGGGCGCAGAGCGCAGACGAGGTCGAAATGATAGGTCCCGCGCGAGCCGGCCGCGATCGTGGGCACGTCCGGTCGGACGCGCGGCCCGTCGGAGGCGATCAGCACATCCGCCTTCAACGCATCGCGATGCGTGCCGACGAAGCGGTGCAGCCCCACCGAGCCGCATTCCTCGCTGGTCTCGATGACCATGCGGACATTGAAACCGAGCCGCCCGTCCCGTTCGGCGATCACGACCTCCAGCGCGGCGAGGTCGATCGCGTGCTGGCCCTTGTTATCCGCCGTGCCGCGCCCGTACCAGCGATCGCCCTCCACGGTCAGCCGCCATGGTGCCAGCCCCTCGCGCCATTGCTCGTCGAGTCCGCGCACCGTATCACCATGGCCGTACGTCAGCACCGTCGGCAGGGCCGGATCCTCGATCCGTTCCGCCACCAGAATCGGTCCGAATGCAGGCTCCGGATTTGGATGGATGGCAACCGTGAAGCCCAGCCGCTCGAGCCATGGCGTCATCTGCGCCGCCAGATAACGTGCGACGTCCGGCGCGAATGTCGCATCCTGCGACGTGCTCGGCACGGCAACCAGTTCGGCGAGGCGCTCGCGAAACGTACCCGAGTCGAACAGCCCGGCCGCGCGCATTACCGCCCCGTCGCGGCTACCCACCGACTAGCCCCCCGTTAGTCATGCCATCCTCCCTGACTCATCCATTCCGATAGGTGTAGCTGTATCCGTTCAGCGCGGGCGCCCCGCCCAGATGTGCGTAGAGCACCCGCGATCCCGCCGGGAAGACCCTCTTGCGAACAAGATCGATCATGCCCTGCATGGATTTTCCCTCATAGACCGGATCGGTGATCATCGCCTCGGTGCGCGCGGCGAGGCGGATGGCGTCGTTGGTCGCTTCGCTTGGCACGCCATAGGCCGGATAGGCATAATCAGGGACAATGACGATTTCCCGGTCTTCGACCCGCCGCCCCAGCTGAACTAGGCTCGCCGTGTTGTCGACGATCCCGCGCACCTGCTCGCGCACCCGCTCCGGCGTTCCCGAAGCGTCGATCCCGATGACCCGATCCGCCCGCCCGTCCGCCGCAAAGCCGACGATCATGCCCGCTTGGGTTGAACCGGTGACCACGCAAACGATGACGTAATCGAAACTGAATCCGAGCTCCCGCTCCTGCGCGCGCACTTCTTCGGCGAAGCCGACATAGCCGAGACCGCCGAGCGGATGCACCGAGGCGCCGGCCGGAATCGCGTAAGGCACCCCGCCCGCATCCCGGACCGATTGCAGCGCATCCTCCCAGCTTTGCCGGATGCCGATATCGAATCCGTCCTCGACGATCCGGCTGTCCGCCCCCATCAGCCGTGTCAGCTGGATGTTGCCGACGCGGTCATACACAGCGTCGTTATGCGGGACCCAGCTTTCCTGAATCACGACACATTTCATGCCGAGTTTCGCCGCCGTCGCCGCCACCATCCGCGTGTGGTTTGACTGCACCCCGCCGATCGAGACTAGCGTATCCGCGCCGCTGGCGATCGCGTCGGGGATAATATATTCGAGCTTGCGTAATTTGTTGCCGCCCAGAGCGAGGCCGGAGTTGCAGTCATCCCGCTTCGCCCAGATTTCAACCGCCCCGCCCAGCGCCTGCGACAGGCGCGGCAGCGGTTCGACCGGCGTCGGCCCGAAAGTGAGTCTGTAGCGCTCGAACTTGTCCAGATTCATGCCATTCCCCCGGCCTCCGCCGCAACGATCCGGGCCGCGACGGCTGCACCGATATTTGCGAAAGCCGTTGATTCCAGTCGTGTTTCTGATCTCAGCCTATCCAGGTTCCCGAGAAATGTGCTTTCTATTTTTGTTATTTTTTTTCCTTGTTTTCTTGTCATGCTACGTTGTTTCGGCGGATTCTTTCACTTTTCGGTGGCTTTCCGGGAGAAATCATGAGTCATGACCTAGACCGCATCGACCTTGAAATCCTGCGCCTGCTCCAGGCCGACGGGAGACTGTCCAACATTGACCTCGCGAACCAGGTGAATGTCAGCCCCGCCACGTGTCACCGCCGGACACAGCGTCTCTTTGCCGAGGGCTATATCGGCAGCGTGCGCGCGATGATCGCGCCGTCACGGGTCGGCCTCGGTGCGGTCGCCTTGGTGGGCGTCGTCCTCGACCGCTCCACCCCGGAAAGTTTCGCGATGTTCGAACAGGCGGTAATGGGCCTCAAGATGGTTCTCGATTGCCACCTGGTCGCTGGCGATTTTGACTATCTGCTAAAAATCCGTGTCAGGGACCTTCCCGACTTCAACCGCCTCCACGCCGAAACGCTGATCGCCCTCCCAGGCGTGCGCCAGGCGCGCACCTTTTTCGTGATGAAGGAAGTCAAGGATAGCGGCCCGCTGGATATCGGATGTGAATGAGACAGTTAAAGGCGCACCGGTGTACGCCTAA
This genomic interval from Acidiphilium multivorum AIU301 contains the following:
- a CDS encoding M20/M25/M40 family metallo-hydrolase, translating into MGSRDGAVMRAAGLFDSGTFRERLAELVAVPSTSQDATFAPDVARYLAAQMTPWLERLGFTVAIHPNPEPAFGPILVAERIEDPALPTVLTYGHGDTVRGLDEQWREGLAPWRLTVEGDRWYGRGTADNKGQHAIDLAALEVVIAERDGRLGFNVRMVIETSEECGSVGLHRFVGTHRDALKADVLIASDGPRVRPDVPTIAAGSRGTYHFDLVCALRPGGVHSGHWGGLAPDPAVIMAHALASICDRHGRILVRGWLPAGGVPAEVRAALKDCPVGDGTTRAVGPEWGEPGLTDAEKIYGWNSFIVLAMISGRPENPVNAVAPDARAHCQIRYTADSDPADFAPALRRHLDEVGFPDVAIENAGMRMAASRTNPASVWIRFAAESFRRSLGRNVQVIPNMSGGLPGDAFVDHLDVPLVWIPHSYNGCSQHGPDEHMLAPMAREALIGFAGLWWDLGEGSAPPKKAD
- a CDS encoding 1-aminocyclopropane-1-carboxylate deaminase, which encodes MNLDKFERYRLTFGPTPVEPLPRLSQALGGAVEIWAKRDDCNSGLALGGNKLRKLEYIIPDAIASGADTLVSIGGVQSNHTRMVAATAAKLGMKCVVIQESWVPHNDAVYDRVGNIQLTRLMGADSRIVEDGFDIGIRQSWEDALQSVRDAGGVPYAIPAGASVHPLGGLGYVGFAEEVRAQERELGFSFDYVIVCVVTGSTQAGMIVGFAADGRADRVIGIDASGTPERVREQVRGIVDNTASLVQLGRRVEDREIVIVPDYAYPAYGVPSEATNDAIRLAARTEAMITDPVYEGKSMQGMIDLVRKRVFPAGSRVLYAHLGGAPALNGYSYTYRNG
- a CDS encoding aspartate/glutamate racemase family protein: MDAVPAGLAAAGTDRVAVFGNRAVMHTRVFGAVAKQRDISLDRDDLDWVHNTYAEIAIHGKRATQPEMTEFSRLANRLLQRKNAQAILLAGTDLSSFYAEHQPDFPHIDLAQLHIDQIVRHALA
- a CDS encoding Lrp/AsnC family transcriptional regulator yields the protein MSHDLDRIDLEILRLLQADGRLSNIDLANQVNVSPATCHRRTQRLFAEGYIGSVRAMIAPSRVGLGAVALVGVVLDRSTPESFAMFEQAVMGLKMVLDCHLVAGDFDYLLKIRVRDLPDFNRLHAETLIALPGVRQARTFFVMKEVKDSGPLDIGCE
- a CDS encoding threonine/serine dehydratase, translated to MIGRSDIQAAERLIRPHIRRTPVLACNGVDFGLASQPITLKLELLQHAGSFKARGAFTNLLTREIPTVGVVAASGGNHGAAVAYAAIRLGIPARIFVPAISSPAKIQRIRDFGAELVVGGEGYSDALAASEAWIANSGALAIHAFDQRETLVGQGTIALEMEEQVAGLNTLLVAVGGGGLIGGIASWYHGHIKVVGVEPESSPTLTRALAAGRPVDAETGGIAADSLAPRRVGDLVFPIARDHVADVVLVGDDAIADAQRRLWKVARVAAEPGGATALAALLSGRYRPALGENVGVIISGGNTTAVSF